One part of the Desulfonema ishimotonii genome encodes these proteins:
- a CDS encoding methylenetetrahydrofolate reductase C-terminal domain-containing protein: protein MIVGEQKPLEEIWEMVRDHKKLLVFGCNTCVAVCQQGGNKEAEILASLLRMKATQEGVDIEITNSGIERQCEHEFFEKAENEIAETEAVLSTACGIGVQFMAEKYPKPIYPGLNTTFLGAVEELGVYTERCQACGQCILGLTGGICPVARCAKRIMNGPCGGSTDGKCEINKDVDCAWQLIIDRLKLLGKLDEHYEKLAPIKDWSSDRAGGPRKLVREDIKV, encoded by the coding sequence ATGATTGTAGGCGAACAGAAACCATTGGAAGAGATTTGGGAAATGGTCAGGGATCATAAAAAGCTCCTGGTTTTCGGCTGCAATACCTGTGTGGCGGTCTGTCAGCAGGGCGGCAACAAGGAAGCCGAAATTCTGGCCTCACTGCTGCGGATGAAAGCCACCCAGGAGGGGGTCGATATCGAGATCACCAACTCCGGCATTGAGCGACAGTGTGAACACGAGTTCTTTGAAAAGGCCGAGAACGAGATTGCGGAGACCGAGGCGGTGCTGAGTACGGCCTGCGGCATCGGGGTCCAGTTCATGGCCGAGAAATATCCCAAGCCTATCTATCCGGGCCTCAACACCACATTTCTGGGGGCGGTGGAAGAGCTGGGGGTCTATACGGAGCGGTGTCAGGCCTGCGGCCAGTGCATTCTGGGGCTGACGGGCGGCATCTGTCCGGTGGCCCGGTGCGCCAAGCGGATTATGAACGGCCCCTGCGGCGGTTCCACAGACGGCAAATGCGAAATCAACAAGGATGTGGACTGTGCCTGGCAGCTGATTATCGACCGGCTGAAGCTGCTGGGCAAACTGGATGAACATTATGAAAAGCTGGCCCCCATCAAGGACTGGTCCTCGGACAGAGCCGGCGGACCCCGTAAACTGGTCAGGGAGGACATAAAGGTATGA
- a CDS encoding response regulator transcription factor, with translation MSMDKRILVVDDEPDVVALIEGRLKKEKYQVDVAYNGVEAIKKVEECIPDCIVLDVMMPEKDGYAVCAELKKNPRYEEIPIVMLTAVADHVSSTRYSHYDGMSMEADDYIPKGPDSTEQIVQSIRELLA, from the coding sequence ATGAGTATGGATAAGAGAATTCTCGTCGTCGATGATGAGCCTGATGTGGTCGCACTGATCGAAGGGCGTCTTAAAAAAGAAAAATATCAGGTAGATGTCGCATACAACGGTGTTGAGGCCATCAAAAAGGTGGAAGAGTGTATCCCGGACTGCATTGTCCTGGACGTGATGATGCCGGAGAAAGACGGATATGCGGTCTGCGCCGAACTCAAGAAAAACCCCAGATACGAGGAGATTCCCATTGTCATGCTGACTGCCGTGGCCGATCATGTCTCATCAACCCGCTACTCTCACTACGACGGGATGAGCATGGAAGCCGATGACTACATTCCCAAAGGCCCGGACTCCACAGAACAGATCGTTCAGAGCATCAGAGAGCTGCTGGCGTAG
- a CDS encoding CoB--CoM heterodisulfide reductase iron-sulfur subunit B family protein, giving the protein MEIGYYPGCSLKQSSALYDLQSRRIFAELGVQLTEIEDWNCCGATSAGKLDDFMAVAMPARNIGIAETQGFSEVVIPCSACYSRTLVAQKRLEASPLLRAEINENLSRKLNGGVRISSILEVLIDRISAGELKPKIRHKFRSLKPVCYYGCMQTRFPFDVPVPDDVENPQGMETVLKAVGVRAIDWGYKTACCGASAAVNDPETSFNLMAKIMKEAVARGANCFVTTCPMCQLNLDAHQEKFCQKHGIAERLPVFFITEILGATMGISPEALQVDRHFVDGTTLLKELEQDESKQAK; this is encoded by the coding sequence ATGGAAATAGGTTATTATCCCGGATGTTCCCTGAAACAATCCTCCGCGCTGTATGATCTGCAAAGCCGCCGGATTTTTGCCGAACTGGGCGTACAGCTTACGGAGATTGAGGACTGGAACTGCTGCGGCGCCACATCCGCCGGGAAACTGGATGATTTTATGGCGGTCGCCATGCCTGCCCGGAACATCGGCATTGCCGAAACCCAGGGATTTTCCGAAGTGGTCATCCCCTGTTCGGCCTGCTACTCTAGAACCCTGGTGGCCCAGAAACGCCTTGAGGCGAGTCCGCTCCTCAGGGCTGAGATCAACGAAAACCTCTCCAGAAAGCTCAACGGCGGCGTCAGAATCTCATCCATCCTCGAAGTCCTCATCGACCGGATCAGCGCCGGGGAACTGAAACCGAAAATCCGGCACAAGTTCAGGAGCCTCAAGCCGGTCTGCTACTATGGCTGCATGCAGACCCGCTTTCCCTTTGACGTCCCTGTGCCGGACGACGTGGAAAACCCCCAGGGCATGGAGACGGTGCTGAAGGCCGTGGGCGTCAGGGCCATTGACTGGGGCTACAAAACCGCCTGCTGCGGCGCGTCCGCCGCAGTGAACGACCCGGAAACGTCTTTCAATCTGATGGCGAAAATCATGAAGGAGGCCGTGGCGCGGGGGGCCAACTGCTTTGTCACGACCTGCCCCATGTGCCAGCTGAACCTGGATGCCCACCAGGAGAAATTCTGTCAGAAGCACGGCATTGCGGAACGCCTGCCGGTCTTTTTTATCACCGAAATCCTGGGCGCGACCATGGGAATTTCCCCGGAGGCGCTTCAGGTGGACCGGCATTTCGTGGACGGAACGACACTCTTAAAGGAGCTGGAACAAGATGAGTCAAAACAAGCAAAGTGA
- a CDS encoding CoB--CoM heterodisulfide reductase iron-sulfur subunit A family protein: MSQNKQSDKRGSVLIAGGGIGGMQAALDLADSGFRVHMIQRDSAIGGTMAMLDKTFPTGDCSMCMISPKMVEVGRHPNIELHTLSEVMSVDGEPGNFSVKIKQQPRFVDPELCTGCGACEKKCPKLVVGEFEQGLSKRKAIYTILPQAVPHTRVIDKDHCIYLTKGKCKACSKFCPTNAINYDDTEKEFDLSVGAIILSPGLARYNPDIRGELGFGRWPNVVTSVQFERILSASGPYMGEIKRPSDERHPRKVAWIQCVGSRDKRNANPWCSSVCCMYATKQAVIAKEHDGSIEPTIFYMEMRAFGKDFDKYVDRAKHQYGVSYRRTMVSEVREQPGSGDLILRHAADDGALVDEVFDMVVLSVGFQPHKDVVQFAETFGIETNIHKFAKTGAFTPVETSRPGVYVTGTFQGPKDIPETVAQGSAVAGRSMALLAEARGTEITIPDLPPETDVVGKAPRIGVFVCHCGINISQTIDVKQVAEEIRGEENVVYSEDLMYACAPDGQEKIKELVREHDLNRVVVASCTPRTHAPLFQDTIRDAGLNKYLFELADIREQCSWCHMGQNEAATRKAADIVRMNVAKARLLQPVESGSVDVTPGALVIGGGVAGMTTALSLGDQGFDVHIVEREERLGGLANNVCRTLDGSDVQAFVKERVAQVENHPKITVHKGAEVQNTGGFVGSFQTTLTSGDTFQHGAIVVASGGVEYEPTEYGFGESDRIMTQRTLERDLAGGLNPAGKHYVMIQCVGSREEPNNYCSRICCQDAIKNAISIKEKSPKAAVTILYRDIRTYGLREDYYQKARELGVLFVRFEPDRKPEVKVMGNLIRVRAWDYVLNREVSLTPDCVVLSTGLRPDPSTEKIGAQYKLTRNPDGYFLEAHVKLRPVDFPSEGLYVAGLAHAPKNLDETISQALAAAGRAGVLLSHDKLAISGIISKHDRETCMSCLACVRVCPFGSPFIDEDGKVSHNEAICTGCGICAGICPAKAFQVNSFRDDQIIAMIDAATAQ, encoded by the coding sequence ATGAGTCAAAACAAGCAAAGTGACAAGCGCGGTTCTGTCCTGATCGCGGGCGGCGGCATCGGCGGGATGCAGGCGGCCCTTGATCTGGCGGACAGCGGGTTCAGGGTCCACATGATCCAGCGGGATTCGGCCATCGGCGGGACGATGGCGATGCTGGACAAGACCTTCCCCACGGGCGACTGTTCCATGTGCATGATCTCGCCCAAGATGGTGGAGGTGGGGCGGCATCCCAACATCGAGCTTCACACCCTGTCAGAGGTCATGTCCGTGGACGGCGAACCCGGTAATTTTTCCGTCAAAATAAAACAGCAGCCCCGGTTTGTGGACCCGGAACTCTGCACCGGCTGCGGGGCCTGCGAAAAAAAATGTCCGAAGCTGGTGGTCGGCGAGTTTGAGCAGGGCCTGAGCAAGCGCAAGGCCATCTACACCATTCTGCCCCAGGCGGTTCCCCACACGCGGGTCATTGACAAAGACCACTGCATTTATCTCACCAAAGGCAAGTGCAAGGCCTGCTCCAAATTCTGTCCCACCAACGCCATCAACTACGATGACACGGAAAAGGAGTTCGACCTCAGCGTGGGGGCCATCATTCTCAGCCCCGGTCTGGCGCGGTACAATCCTGACATCCGCGGCGAACTCGGATTCGGGCGCTGGCCCAATGTGGTCACCTCGGTTCAGTTCGAGCGGATTCTGTCGGCCTCCGGCCCGTACATGGGCGAGATCAAACGCCCCTCGGACGAGCGCCACCCCCGCAAGGTGGCCTGGATTCAGTGTGTCGGCTCCCGTGACAAGCGCAACGCCAACCCCTGGTGTTCCTCGGTCTGCTGCATGTACGCCACCAAGCAGGCGGTCATCGCCAAGGAGCATGACGGTTCCATTGAGCCGACCATCTTCTACATGGAGATGCGGGCCTTCGGAAAGGACTTTGACAAGTATGTGGACCGGGCCAAACATCAGTACGGCGTCTCCTATCGGCGGACCATGGTCTCGGAGGTGCGGGAACAGCCCGGCAGCGGGGATCTGATTCTGCGCCATGCGGCGGACGACGGCGCTCTGGTGGACGAGGTCTTTGATATGGTGGTTCTCTCGGTCGGGTTTCAGCCCCACAAGGATGTGGTGCAGTTTGCCGAAACCTTCGGCATTGAGACCAACATCCATAAATTCGCCAAAACCGGGGCGTTCACACCGGTGGAGACCTCCCGGCCCGGCGTCTACGTCACCGGCACCTTTCAGGGCCCCAAGGATATTCCCGAAACCGTGGCCCAGGGGAGCGCCGTGGCCGGACGGAGCATGGCGCTTCTGGCCGAGGCACGGGGAACGGAAATCACCATTCCCGACCTGCCGCCGGAAACGGATGTGGTGGGGAAAGCGCCCCGGATCGGTGTTTTTGTCTGTCACTGCGGGATCAACATCTCCCAGACCATCGATGTCAAACAGGTGGCCGAGGAGATCCGGGGTGAGGAAAACGTGGTCTACTCGGAAGATCTGATGTACGCCTGCGCCCCCGACGGGCAGGAGAAGATCAAGGAGCTGGTCAGAGAACATGACCTCAACCGGGTCGTCGTGGCCTCCTGTACGCCCAGGACCCATGCGCCCCTTTTCCAGGACACCATCCGGGACGCGGGCCTCAACAAGTATCTGTTCGAGCTGGCCGATATCCGGGAACAATGCTCCTGGTGCCATATGGGACAGAACGAGGCCGCCACCCGGAAGGCTGCCGATATCGTCAGGATGAACGTGGCCAAGGCCCGCCTGTTGCAGCCCGTGGAGAGCGGCTCGGTGGATGTCACCCCCGGTGCGCTGGTCATCGGCGGCGGCGTGGCCGGTATGACGACCGCACTCTCACTGGGCGATCAGGGCTTTGACGTGCATATTGTGGAAAGGGAGGAACGGCTGGGCGGTCTGGCCAATAACGTCTGCCGGACCCTGGACGGCAGCGACGTTCAGGCCTTTGTGAAAGAGAGGGTGGCCCAGGTGGAAAACCACCCTAAAATCACGGTTCACAAAGGGGCCGAGGTTCAGAACACCGGCGGGTTTGTGGGCAGCTTTCAGACCACGCTGACCAGCGGCGACACGTTTCAGCACGGGGCCATTGTGGTGGCCAGCGGCGGCGTGGAATATGAGCCGACCGAATACGGCTTCGGCGAGAGCGACCGGATTATGACACAGCGGACCCTTGAAAGGGATCTGGCCGGCGGCCTGAACCCCGCAGGCAAACACTATGTGATGATCCAGTGTGTGGGGTCGCGGGAGGAGCCGAACAACTACTGTTCCCGGATCTGCTGCCAGGATGCCATCAAAAACGCCATCTCCATAAAGGAGAAATCCCCGAAGGCCGCCGTGACAATCCTCTACCGCGATATCCGAACCTACGGCCTGCGGGAGGACTATTACCAGAAGGCCCGCGAACTGGGCGTACTCTTTGTGCGGTTTGAGCCGGACCGGAAGCCGGAAGTGAAGGTCATGGGCAATCTGATCCGGGTCCGGGCCTGGGATTATGTGTTGAACCGGGAGGTATCGCTGACGCCCGACTGTGTGGTGCTCTCCACCGGCCTGCGGCCCGACCCCTCTACGGAAAAAATCGGGGCGCAGTACAAGCTCACCCGGAACCCGGACGGCTATTTCCTGGAGGCCCACGTCAAACTCCGGCCTGTGGATTTCCCCAGCGAAGGCCTTTACGTGGCCGGTCTGGCCCACGCGCCCAAAAACCTTGATGAGACCATCAGTCAGGCTCTGGCGGCGGCCGGGCGCGCCGGGGTACTGCTCTCCCATGACAAACTGGCGATCTCCGGCATCATCTCCAAACACGACCGCGAGACCTGCATGTCCTGTCTGGCCTGCGTCCGGGTCTGCCCCTTCGGCTCTCCCTTTATCGACGAGGACGGAAAGGTCAGCCACAACGAGGCGATCTGCACGGGCTGCGGCATCTGCGCCGGTATCTGTCCGGCCAAGGCCTTTCAGGTCAACAGCTTCCGCGACGACCAGATTATCGCCATGATCGACGCAGCCACGGCACAGTGA
- a CDS encoding 4Fe-4S dicluster domain-containing protein, with amino-acid sequence MTEPAIEIQPERARPFLQEVTERSGQILTACYQCKRCAAGCSVGDETGGFTPNLLIRAVVLGDRETALNNPLIWKCVSCYTCGTRCPNDIQTARITETLKKMAKEAGIEPLQPKVADFHDAFLHSGMRWGRVNEMAFMGMYEMKNALREVRESNYEAILEEIRTQAELGLSMFRLRRMHFGFLASKGRKEIKALYKKAKAKKAAPSAANI; translated from the coding sequence ATGACAGAACCTGCAATCGAGATTCAACCCGAACGTGCCAGACCTTTTCTGCAGGAGGTCACGGAGCGATCGGGGCAGATATTAACCGCCTGCTACCAGTGCAAGCGTTGTGCCGCCGGGTGTTCGGTCGGGGATGAAACCGGTGGTTTCACCCCCAATCTGCTGATTAGGGCCGTTGTACTGGGGGATCGGGAAACGGCGCTGAACAACCCGCTCATCTGGAAATGTGTGTCCTGTTATACCTGCGGAACCCGCTGTCCCAATGACATCCAGACGGCCCGGATCACCGAAACCCTCAAAAAAATGGCAAAAGAGGCCGGCATTGAGCCGCTTCAGCCCAAGGTGGCCGATTTTCACGACGCCTTTCTGCATTCCGGTATGCGCTGGGGGCGGGTCAACGAGATGGCATTCATGGGCATGTATGAGATGAAAAACGCGCTCCGTGAGGTCCGGGAAAGCAACTATGAGGCCATCCTGGAGGAGATCCGGACGCAGGCCGAGCTGGGCCTTTCCATGTTCCGGCTCCGGCGGATGCACTTCGGCTTTCTGGCGTCCAAAGGCCGTAAAGAGATCAAGGCGCTGTACAAAAAGGCCAAGGCCAAAAAGGCGGCCCCGTCAGCGGCGAATATCTAA
- a CDS encoding hydrogenase iron-sulfur subunit encodes MPPGWEPNVLAIACHYCAFAAADLAGVMRLSYSPNVKIIRLPCTGKLDHSYVLRAFERGVDGLFVAGULEGQCHFLEGNYNAKKRVSHLRDLLPHVGVSPERLEMFNLSAAMGPRWAEICIEFTERIRQLGPSPIWFALQNARKE; translated from the coding sequence ATACCGCCGGGGTGGGAACCCAATGTGCTGGCCATCGCCTGCCATTACTGTGCCTTTGCGGCGGCAGATCTGGCAGGCGTGATGCGCCTCTCCTATTCGCCCAATGTTAAGATTATCCGCCTGCCCTGTACGGGAAAACTGGACCATTCCTATGTGTTGCGGGCATTTGAGCGGGGGGTTGACGGCCTGTTCGTGGCCGGGTGACTGGAGGGACAATGTCATTTCCTGGAAGGAAATTATAACGCAAAAAAACGGGTCAGTCATCTCAGGGACCTTCTCCCTCATGTGGGCGTCAGTCCTGAACGTCTTGAAATGTTTAACCTCTCGGCGGCAATGGGTCCGAGATGGGCGGAAATCTGTATCGAGTTCACGGAGAGAATCCGGCAGCTCGGACCGTCCCCCATCTGGTTTGCATTGCAAAACGCAAGAAAGGAGTGA
- a CDS encoding universal stress protein, with translation MKIMVGYDGSNAGKEALNLGVKHAKAFNAEIHVVHSMSGGSEENLAEIQAAEEGLAYAQSFCDDLGIPCKTHLLIRGFSAGEDLVKFAEEHRIDEMVVGVRRRSRVGKIIFGSVARHVIMAAPCPVVSVK, from the coding sequence ATGAAAATTATGGTCGGATATGATGGCTCCAATGCAGGCAAAGAGGCATTGAATCTGGGGGTGAAACACGCAAAAGCCTTTAATGCTGAGATACATGTGGTGCATTCCATGAGCGGCGGGTCCGAGGAGAATCTGGCAGAGATTCAGGCGGCTGAAGAGGGGCTGGCATATGCCCAGTCCTTTTGTGACGATCTCGGTATTCCCTGCAAAACCCATCTGCTGATCCGGGGATTTTCCGCCGGAGAGGATCTGGTAAAATTCGCGGAGGAGCACAGGATTGACGAAATGGTCGTCGGTGTCCGTCGGCGTTCGCGGGTTGGCAAAATTATTTTCGGCTCCGTCGCACGCCATGTCATCATGGCAGCCCCGTGTCCGGTTGTTTCCGTAAAATAG
- a CDS encoding ORF6N domain-containing protein, giving the protein MMNKELTVQEIRSEIINLPGRPPVMPDRDLAEIYETKTKQVNEAAKRNPDRFPDDFRFQLTKEDVETLEAVLKIPATQKRSAKIKAEGRFFADFAKDRPFRGLTFALRKDF; this is encoded by the coding sequence ATGATGAACAAAGAACTCACTGTTCAGGAAATCCGGTCCGAAATTATCAACCTTCCGGGAAGACCGCCTGTGATGCCGGACAGGGATCTGGCCGAAATTTATGAAACAAAGACCAAACAGGTCAATGAAGCAGCAAAACGGAATCCCGACCGATTTCCCGATGACTTCCGGTTTCAACTGACTAAAGAAGACGTGGAAACTTTGGAAGCTGTTTTGAAAATACCGGCGACTCAGAAAAGGAGTGCGAAAATTAAGGCCGAAGGCCGATTTTTCGCGGATTTTGCAAAAGATCGCCCCTTTCGGGGCTTAACTTTTGCACTCCGAAAGGATTTTTAA
- a CDS encoding APC family permease: protein MSTGSGQLERVLSKKDIMALAFGAMIGWGWVVLAGDWVMKAGALGAMLAFMMGGVMVVFVGLTYAELTSAMPQCGGEHVFSHRALGKNWSFVCTWAIILGYVSVIAFEAVAFPTVLEYLFSSSYLKGYMYTVAGYDVYLSWVLVGAVSSVAITTINYFGVKPAAVLQGVVTIMIACIGVALFSGSVFSGSIANIEPMMFKDGISGVLAVAVMTPFMYVGFDVIPQAAEEINIPFKMIGKIIILSIVMAVAWYVMIIFSVSMTMSGDAISASKLVTADAMKAAFGGSPFASNLLIIAGIGGIITSWNSFFVGGSRAIYAMAESRMLPPALAKLHPKYKTPTNAIILIGVFSTFAPLLGRKMLVWLVDAGGMTIVISYFLVSISFLVLRKREPEMPRPYKIPCGNFVGWMAVILSFGIICLYLPGFPSALVWPFEWGIIIGWTALGIVFYIWAKLLESSASVCEDATEIA, encoded by the coding sequence ATGTCAACCGGTTCAGGACAATTAGAGAGAGTTTTATCCAAAAAAGATATCATGGCCCTCGCTTTTGGCGCGATGATCGGGTGGGGATGGGTCGTTCTCGCCGGGGACTGGGTGATGAAAGCCGGTGCCCTGGGGGCCATGCTCGCCTTTATGATGGGCGGCGTCATGGTCGTCTTTGTGGGACTCACCTACGCGGAACTGACATCCGCCATGCCCCAGTGCGGCGGCGAACACGTCTTCAGCCACCGTGCCCTGGGTAAAAACTGGTCCTTTGTATGCACCTGGGCGATTATCCTCGGATATGTATCGGTGATTGCCTTTGAAGCGGTCGCATTTCCAACGGTTCTCGAATATCTCTTTTCCTCCTCATACCTCAAGGGCTACATGTACACCGTTGCCGGTTACGATGTTTACCTGAGCTGGGTTCTGGTCGGCGCGGTCAGCTCCGTCGCCATCACAACCATCAACTATTTCGGCGTAAAGCCGGCCGCCGTGCTTCAGGGAGTGGTCACGATTATGATCGCCTGCATCGGCGTCGCCCTGTTCAGCGGCAGCGTGTTCAGCGGCAGCATTGCCAATATTGAGCCGATGATGTTTAAAGACGGCATCAGCGGTGTACTCGCCGTTGCGGTGATGACGCCCTTTATGTATGTGGGCTTTGACGTCATCCCCCAGGCCGCCGAAGAAATCAACATTCCCTTTAAGATGATCGGCAAGATCATCATCCTCTCCATCGTTATGGCGGTGGCCTGGTATGTGATGATCATCTTCAGCGTTTCCATGACGATGAGCGGTGACGCCATCTCCGCCTCCAAGCTGGTCACAGCGGACGCCATGAAGGCCGCATTCGGCGGCAGCCCCTTTGCCTCGAACCTCCTCATCATTGCAGGCATCGGCGGCATTATCACCAGCTGGAACTCCTTTTTCGTGGGCGGCAGCCGGGCCATCTACGCCATGGCCGAATCCAGAATGCTGCCCCCGGCCCTGGCCAAACTCCATCCGAAATACAAGACCCCGACGAACGCGATTATCCTCATCGGCGTCTTCTCCACCTTTGCCCCGCTGCTGGGAAGAAAAATGCTGGTGTGGCTGGTGGATGCAGGCGGTATGACCATCGTGATCTCCTACTTCCTGGTCTCCATCTCCTTTCTGGTTCTCAGAAAGAGAGAGCCGGAAATGCCCAGACCCTATAAAATCCCCTGCGGCAATTTTGTGGGCTGGATGGCCGTCATCCTGAGCTTCGGCATCATCTGCCTCTATCTCCCCGGCTTCCCCTCAGCACTGGTGTGGCCCTTTGAATGGGGCATTATCATCGGCTGGACAGCCCTGGGCATCGTCTTTTACATCTGGGCCAAGCTCCTTGAAAGCAGCGCATCTGTTTGTGAGGATGCGACTGAAATCGCTTAG